The Nitriliruptor alkaliphilus DSM 45188 genome includes a region encoding these proteins:
- a CDS encoding alpha-hydroxy-acid oxidizing protein, giving the protein MAGTLPELPVTYEGLREAARERLDPKADGYVAGSAGSEVTAANNLAAFRSWQLVPRMLRDVAERDLSIRLLDRTHPTPLLLGPVGVQSIVHDEAEVAVAKGAAAVEVPFVLSTVSSYPIEEVAEAAGDGPRWFQLYWPSEDAVADSLIQRAADAGYEAVVVTLDTRLLAWRPRDLATAYLPFLHAEGLSNYLTDPAFLAGLPDGGEAVRTEGWRSMSEQTRQAAVLRWIATFSDPSQTWEDLRELVDRSPLPVLVKGIQHPDDARLAVDAGVAGMVVSNHGGRQVDGAMASLDALPHVVDAVGDSVPVIFDSGIRTGADCAIALALGADAVMIGRPYVWGLALAGAAGVEHVLRCLLADLDLTLALSGVRTVDELTRDVLRPV; this is encoded by the coding sequence ATGGCCGGCACGCTGCCCGAGCTGCCGGTGACCTACGAGGGGCTGCGCGAAGCGGCCAGGGAGCGGCTCGATCCGAAGGCCGACGGGTACGTGGCGGGTAGCGCCGGCAGCGAGGTGACCGCGGCCAACAACCTCGCGGCCTTCCGCAGCTGGCAGCTGGTGCCGCGCATGCTGCGCGACGTCGCCGAGCGCGACCTGTCGATCCGGCTGCTCGACCGCACCCACCCGACGCCGCTGCTGCTCGGTCCCGTCGGTGTCCAGTCGATCGTGCACGACGAGGCCGAGGTCGCGGTCGCGAAGGGTGCCGCGGCGGTCGAGGTCCCGTTCGTGCTGTCGACGGTGTCGAGCTACCCGATCGAGGAGGTCGCCGAGGCGGCCGGTGACGGCCCGCGGTGGTTCCAGCTGTACTGGCCGTCCGAGGACGCGGTCGCCGACTCGCTCATCCAGCGTGCGGCCGACGCCGGGTACGAGGCGGTGGTCGTCACCCTCGACACCCGCCTGCTCGCGTGGCGTCCCCGCGACCTGGCGACCGCCTACCTGCCGTTCCTGCACGCCGAGGGCCTCAGCAACTACCTCACCGACCCGGCGTTCCTCGCCGGCCTGCCCGACGGTGGCGAGGCGGTGCGCACCGAGGGATGGCGGTCGATGTCCGAGCAGACCCGGCAGGCGGCCGTCCTGCGCTGGATCGCGACGTTCTCGGACCCGAGCCAGACCTGGGAGGACCTGCGCGAACTGGTGGATCGCTCACCGCTGCCGGTCCTGGTCAAGGGCATCCAGCACCCCGACGACGCGCGCCTGGCCGTGGACGCCGGGGTGGCCGGGATGGTGGTGTCCAACCACGGTGGCCGACAGGTCGACGGGGCGATGGCATCGCTGGACGCCCTGCCCCACGTGGTCGACGCCGTCGGTGACAGCGTCCCGGTGATCTTCGACAGCGGGATCCGGACCGGCGCGGACTGTGCCATCGCCCTCGCCCTCGGTGCGGATGCGGTGATGATCGGCCGGCCCTACGTGTGGGGGCTGGCCCTCGCCGGCGCCGCCGGTGTGGAGCACGTGCTGCGGTGCCTGCTCGCCGACCTGGACCTCACCCTCGCGCTCAGCGGGGTCCGGACGGTCGACGAGCTCACCCGCGACGTGCTCCGCCCGGTCTGA
- the tadA gene encoding tRNA adenosine(34) deaminase TadA, whose protein sequence is MEHERWMAEALAEAHAAAAHDDVPIGAVVVRTIDGGVGEVVAEVVGRGHNRREVDQDPTAHAEILALRQASGTLGSWRLDGCHLYVTLEPCVMCAGALVLARLDGVVFGADDPKAGAVGALYDIPRDPRLNHRLEVVRGVQAEVCGDLLRGFFRERRARRPR, encoded by the coding sequence GTGGAGCACGAGCGGTGGATGGCCGAGGCGCTCGCCGAGGCCCACGCGGCCGCGGCGCACGACGACGTGCCCATCGGGGCGGTGGTGGTCCGGACCATCGACGGTGGGGTCGGCGAGGTCGTGGCCGAGGTCGTCGGCCGGGGGCACAACCGCCGCGAGGTCGACCAGGACCCGACCGCCCACGCCGAGATCCTCGCCCTGCGTCAGGCGTCCGGGACGCTCGGGAGCTGGCGCCTCGACGGGTGCCACCTCTACGTGACGCTGGAGCCGTGCGTGATGTGCGCCGGCGCGCTGGTGCTCGCGCGTCTCGACGGCGTGGTCTTCGGCGCGGACGACCCGAAAGCGGGGGCCGTCGGCGCCCTGTACGACATCCCTCGCGACCCCCGACTCAACCACCGCCTCGAGGTCGTGCGGGGTGTCCAGGCCGAGGTGTGCGGCGACCTGCTGCGGGGGTTCTTCCGCGAGCGCCGCGCCCGTCGCCCACGGTGA
- a CDS encoding META domain-containing protein, producing the protein MPVVPRLVPWLVGALALTACGQGTGAGGGATADPSGEWTLVSGTGPGGEVEVGDGVEVTLGIDEDRWGGAVCNSYGANSVEVGDGTVTITDVDRTEMACLDEALMRAEDAYLAAFVAVEAFEVTGDELRLTGDGVELVYEPVAAEPTAALVGTIWVLDTLIEGTGPDGSASSTFGDEEATLELRDDGSILASSGCLERDDGSYEVDGDRLRTSFANDDDYDCGSEQAWAQDTHVWDVLGDDPTFEVVGQRLTLTAGDLATSYRAEDAGGPAASG; encoded by the coding sequence GTGCCCGTCGTCCCTCGCCTGGTGCCGTGGCTGGTCGGCGCGTTGGCCCTGACCGCGTGCGGGCAGGGGACCGGCGCCGGAGGTGGCGCGACGGCCGACCCATCCGGTGAGTGGACCCTGGTCTCCGGCACCGGCCCAGGCGGCGAGGTCGAGGTCGGCGACGGCGTCGAGGTCACCCTCGGCATCGACGAGGACCGGTGGGGTGGCGCCGTCTGCAACAGCTACGGCGCGAACTCGGTCGAGGTCGGGGACGGCACGGTGACGATCACCGACGTGGACCGCACCGAGATGGCGTGCCTCGACGAGGCGCTCATGCGGGCCGAGGATGCCTACCTCGCCGCGTTCGTGGCGGTCGAGGCCTTCGAGGTGACCGGCGACGAGCTGCGTCTGACCGGGGACGGCGTCGAGCTGGTCTACGAGCCGGTGGCCGCCGAACCGACGGCCGCGCTCGTCGGGACGATCTGGGTCCTCGACACCCTGATCGAGGGCACCGGGCCCGATGGCTCGGCCAGCTCGACCTTCGGCGACGAGGAGGCGACCCTCGAGCTGCGCGACGACGGCAGCATCCTGGCCTCCAGCGGGTGCCTCGAGCGCGACGACGGGTCCTACGAGGTCGACGGCGACCGGCTGCGCACGAGCTTCGCGAACGACGACGACTACGACTGCGGATCCGAGCAGGCGTGGGCGCAGGACACCCACGTGTGGGACGTGCTCGGCGACGACCCGACCTTCGAGGTGGTCGGTCAGCGCCTCACCCTGACCGCGGGCGACCTCGCCACCAGCTACCGCGCGGAGGACGCCGGCGGGCCCGCGGCATCGGGCTGA
- a CDS encoding ubiquinol-cytochrome c reductase iron-sulfur subunit, which produces MVSGPAVTRRSFLRYSLGGAVGTGLGGFALGSLGFLYPRPGDELTGPHALGAAADLVSELVATRIPIRVPAGGVSLVLWDPTREAQAATYGRDHAVLGDVGLMALYTQRCVHLGCAVPWCQTSQWWECPCHGSRYNRLGEWVRGPAPRGLDRYASSIDDAGTLIVDFGDLRTGPARTARSLEQPQEGPNCTDA; this is translated from the coding sequence GTGGTCAGCGGCCCTGCCGTCACCCGCCGCAGCTTCCTGCGGTACTCGCTCGGCGGTGCCGTCGGGACGGGCCTCGGCGGGTTCGCCCTCGGGTCGCTCGGATTCCTCTACCCGCGCCCGGGCGACGAGTTGACCGGACCGCACGCGCTCGGGGCGGCGGCCGACCTCGTCTCCGAGCTCGTGGCCACGCGGATCCCCATCCGGGTGCCGGCCGGCGGTGTGTCTCTGGTGCTGTGGGATCCGACCCGCGAGGCGCAGGCCGCCACCTACGGCCGCGATCACGCGGTCCTCGGCGACGTCGGCCTGATGGCGCTGTACACCCAGCGGTGCGTCCACCTCGGCTGTGCCGTGCCGTGGTGTCAGACCTCGCAGTGGTGGGAGTGCCCCTGCCACGGCTCGCGCTACAACCGGCTCGGCGAGTGGGTGAGGGGGCCGGCGCCTCGCGGCCTCGACCGCTACGCGTCGAGCATCGACGACGCCGGGACGCTGATCGTCGACTTCGGTGACCTGCGGACCGGGCCGGCGCGCACGGCGCGCAGCCTCGAACAGCCGCAGGAGGGCCCGAACTGCACCGACGCGTGA
- a CDS encoding UvrD-helicase domain-containing protein — protein MPPPAVPSASAPGPAALGRGVVVRAGQDAPAGWHDAPRLRIDEAVAGQPGPLADVLHHAWLTRRPVVIELAADNDVVREPEVSPLRPYEVPRDFAFHRERLHWLTWANTYDARSGQPIWWHGVLAERRGDARRSDTHDIELPGDGRPAWVDGGPRGPIDAVTDPIVHRESVSLGRLTLLGTAAPADELAPDQLAAVSHRSGPARIIAPAGSGKTRVLTARLRHLIRDRGVEPELITAVAYNTRAAAEMRERTADLSADGRRVSIRTLHSLALWICRMEREREVIDERGQRDILDRIVRTARIPNQDPYQPYLEALAEVRLGLVDPQRVELERGDVDDLPEVFADYREELDRRGWLDFDEQIYHAIELLLRDPAIRQRAQRAGTHLLVDEFQDLTPAFLLLVRLVAGPSMQVFGVGDDDQTIYSFAGATPDHLVDFDRWFPGAAHHALEVNYRCPPGVVESVTRLLSHNRHRVAKTIRSGAADDLTEAAS, from the coding sequence ATGCCTCCTCCCGCCGTCCCCTCCGCGTCCGCCCCGGGCCCCGCTGCGCTCGGGCGGGGTGTCGTGGTCCGCGCCGGACAGGACGCTCCGGCCGGGTGGCACGACGCGCCGCGGCTGCGCATCGACGAGGCGGTCGCCGGACAGCCGGGTCCGCTCGCCGACGTGCTCCACCACGCGTGGTTGACACGGCGGCCCGTCGTGATCGAGCTGGCGGCCGACAACGACGTGGTACGTGAACCCGAGGTGTCCCCGCTGCGGCCCTATGAGGTGCCGCGCGACTTCGCCTTCCACCGTGAGCGTCTGCACTGGCTGACGTGGGCCAACACCTACGACGCCCGCAGCGGCCAGCCCATCTGGTGGCACGGTGTGCTGGCCGAGCGGCGTGGCGACGCCCGCCGCAGCGACACCCACGACATCGAGCTGCCCGGTGACGGCCGGCCCGCCTGGGTGGACGGCGGCCCACGCGGCCCGATCGACGCGGTCACCGACCCGATCGTGCACCGCGAGTCGGTCAGCCTCGGCCGCCTGACGCTCCTCGGCACCGCCGCCCCCGCCGACGAGCTGGCCCCCGACCAGCTCGCGGCGGTCTCGCACCGCAGCGGACCGGCCAGGATCATCGCGCCGGCCGGATCGGGCAAGACCCGCGTCCTGACGGCCCGGCTTCGTCACCTGATCCGCGACCGAGGGGTGGAGCCCGAGCTGATCACCGCCGTGGCCTACAACACGCGCGCCGCCGCGGAGATGCGCGAGCGCACCGCCGACCTGTCCGCCGATGGGCGCCGCGTCAGCATCCGCACCCTGCACTCGCTGGCCCTGTGGATCTGCCGCATGGAACGCGAGCGCGAGGTCATCGACGAGCGCGGCCAACGCGACATCCTCGACCGCATCGTGCGCACCGCCCGCATCCCCAACCAGGACCCCTACCAGCCCTACCTCGAGGCGCTCGCCGAGGTCCGGCTCGGCTTGGTCGACCCCCAGCGGGTCGAACTCGAGCGTGGCGATGTCGACGACCTCCCCGAGGTGTTCGCCGACTACCGCGAGGAACTCGACCGTCGCGGCTGGCTCGACTTCGACGAGCAGATCTACCACGCGATCGAGCTGCTGCTGCGCGACCCGGCGATCCGCCAGCGTGCCCAGCGGGCCGGCACCCACCTGCTGGTCGACGAGTTCCAGGACCTCACGCCGGCCTTCTTGCTGCTGGTCCGCCTCGTGGCCGGACCGAGCATGCAGGTCTTCGGCGTCGGCGACGACGACCAGACCATCTACTCGTTCGCCGGGGCCACCCCGGACCACCTCGTCGACTTCGACCGCTGGTTCCCGGGCGCGGCCCACCACGCCCTCGAGGTCAACTACCGCTGCCCACCGGGCGTGGTCGAGTCCGTCACCCGACTGCTGTCCCACAACCGGCACCGCGTGGCCAAGACCATCCGGTCCGGCGCAGCGGACGACCTCACCGAGGCAGCTTCCTGA
- a CDS encoding Uma2 family endonuclease → MSVPVGTGLTYDDLASLPADDGLRRELIDGELYVSPTPVRRHQRAVLRIAAALLDHVDEHGGEVQPAPAEVKFSDRTAVQPDVVYVGAARHDQLTDPRFVDIAPDLVVEVSSPSTRRLDLIKKRALYEREGVTEYWFVDLEADVVDVYRLDEAGHYPAPTTLATGDTLTCLAAPGFELPVADVLA, encoded by the coding sequence GTGTCCGTCCCGGTCGGCACCGGTCTGACCTACGACGATCTCGCGTCGTTGCCCGCCGACGACGGCCTCCGTCGCGAGCTCATCGACGGGGAGCTGTACGTGTCACCGACGCCGGTTCGGCGCCACCAACGCGCCGTGCTACGGATCGCCGCGGCGCTCCTCGACCACGTCGACGAACACGGCGGCGAGGTCCAGCCCGCACCAGCCGAGGTGAAGTTCTCCGACCGGACAGCCGTGCAGCCCGACGTCGTCTACGTCGGCGCCGCCCGACACGACCAGCTCACCGATCCGCGGTTCGTCGACATCGCGCCCGACCTCGTGGTCGAGGTGTCCTCGCCGTCCACCCGGCGACTCGACCTGATCAAGAAGCGCGCCCTCTACGAGCGCGAGGGCGTCACCGAGTACTGGTTCGTCGATCTCGAGGCCGATGTCGTCGACGTCTACCGCCTCGACGAGGCCGGCCACTACCCGGCGCCCACGACCCTCGCGACCGGCGACACGCTCACCTGCCTCGCCGCCCCGGGCTTCGAGCTGCCGGTCGCCGACGTGCTCGCGTGA
- a CDS encoding HRDC domain-containing protein yields MTHTTTAAAPDAATTSSAPGIHLVDAGAAAARAVAIVRDRLDSGAATDGVVVLARVNSALLPIQIALTDAGIGHSAPLDPQVLGRTGIRTALAYLRLGLDPDRMQKADILDTLNRPARKVKSAVQPFLQRSNRWSMGQLEQILDSLDGVQHERFAGYLGDLHHLTHEITAGADTARCLWIIRNRIGLGEAMEALDSSTTRPEGSSHGDDLDALQQLADDHPDPVTFRERLVERLRVPADPDGVTLSTVHRVKGLEWDHVLVVAANDGLFPHRLSEDVEEERRVFHVAVTRCRLSVDVVADRARPSPFVAELTRPPAEPRARDRPGFTVPDEVTPRSKAGGATVAEVGLQLTLPGGLRGRIAAIEGAVAVVAVDAPVGEVTTRVPFGRPVEVSGRATTLAAAPRVTRAPTTTGRLVDVGGVDGPADPALLEALKAWRTRTAQATNSPAFLIFHDRTLEAVAARKPGSVRELGAIPGIGPAKLERFADDLLELVDAHP; encoded by the coding sequence GTGACGCACACGACCACCGCTGCCGCGCCCGACGCGGCGACGACCTCCAGCGCGCCGGGCATCCACCTCGTCGATGCCGGAGCGGCCGCCGCTCGGGCGGTCGCCATCGTCCGCGACCGGCTCGACAGCGGCGCCGCGACGGACGGGGTGGTCGTGCTGGCGCGGGTGAACAGCGCGCTGCTGCCGATCCAGATCGCGCTGACCGACGCCGGGATCGGCCACAGCGCACCGCTCGACCCGCAGGTGCTCGGCCGCACCGGTATCCGCACGGCCCTCGCCTACCTGCGCCTCGGCCTCGACCCCGACCGCATGCAGAAGGCCGACATCCTCGACACGCTGAACCGGCCGGCCCGCAAGGTGAAGTCGGCGGTCCAGCCCTTCCTCCAGCGCTCGAACCGGTGGTCGATGGGGCAGCTCGAGCAGATCCTCGACTCGCTCGACGGGGTCCAGCACGAACGGTTCGCCGGGTACCTCGGGGACCTGCACCACCTCACCCACGAGATCACCGCCGGCGCCGACACCGCCAGGTGCCTGTGGATCATCCGCAACCGCATCGGTCTGGGTGAGGCGATGGAGGCCCTGGACTCGTCCACCACCCGGCCCGAGGGCAGCTCGCACGGTGACGACCTCGACGCGCTCCAGCAGCTCGCCGACGACCACCCCGACCCGGTCACGTTCCGCGAGCGGCTCGTGGAACGCCTTCGTGTCCCCGCCGACCCGGACGGCGTGACCCTGTCCACGGTCCACCGCGTCAAGGGTCTCGAGTGGGACCACGTCCTGGTCGTCGCCGCCAACGACGGGCTGTTCCCCCACCGCCTGTCGGAGGACGTCGAGGAGGAGCGACGCGTCTTCCACGTCGCGGTCACCCGCTGCCGCCTCAGCGTCGACGTCGTGGCCGACCGGGCACGACCGTCGCCGTTCGTCGCCGAGCTCACCCGCCCACCCGCCGAGCCACGGGCCCGCGACCGCCCCGGGTTCACCGTGCCCGACGAGGTCACGCCGCGCTCGAAAGCCGGGGGCGCGACCGTCGCCGAGGTCGGGTTGCAGCTGACCTTGCCGGGTGGCCTCAGGGGACGGATCGCCGCGATCGAGGGTGCGGTCGCCGTGGTCGCGGTCGACGCCCCCGTCGGCGAGGTCACCACCCGGGTGCCGTTCGGCCGCCCGGTGGAGGTGTCGGGCAGAGCGACGACGCTGGCTGCCGCCCCGCGCGTGACCCGCGCACCCACGACCACGGGCCGGCTGGTCGACGTCGGTGGTGTCGACGGTCCCGCCGATCCTGCGCTGCTCGAGGCGCTGAAGGCGTGGCGGACCCGCACCGCGCAGGCGACCAACTCCCCGGCGTTCCTCATCTTCCACGACCGCACCCTCGAGGCGGTCGCGGCCCGCAAGCCCGGCAGCGTGCGCGAGCTCGGTGCCATCCCCGGGATCGGGCCGGCCAAGCTCGAGCGGTTCGCCGACGACCTCCTCGAGCTGGTCGACGCCCACCCGTGA
- a CDS encoding DEAD/DEAH box helicase: protein MRRRSLRLRKWQKEALDRFEAHPGRDFLTVATPGAGKTTFALTAGLRDLGRFPHRRIVVVAPTQHLKHQWAEVAATFGLQLEPRWGSSDPFPRDMHGVVVTYQQVAADPRPLRGPAEDAFVVLDEIHHAGTERAWGDGVFHAFELAARRLSLSGTPFRSDQNPIPFVDYDFEEAVAHYTYGYGEALADGGVVRPVFFPRINGHMEWSAPDGTLMNATFDDKLDRTAASQRLRTALSPEGEWLPTVLDQAHAELTRIRELHPDAGGLAITMDVDHAHAVAQLLRSRHGVEPVVATSDDPLASERIAQFAASSDPWIVAVRMVSEGVDVPRLRVGVYATNTVTELFFRQAVGRLVRWSGPLRRQKAFFFLPDDFRLRTFATQIAEQRTHSLRRREQDGDQLPVELDAVEHGQGEDQLSLFEAISATPLDDGDPSSIFDDAHPDDLIHDPDEAHDLALEIELAAPPPLSGGGKDEADGRVLTVSRTQRKRELRQANTDRVTMLRHLTGLAPEVINAQLNRDTGIRTIDEATIKDLEKRLHLADRWVDRA from the coding sequence ATGCGTCGTCGCTCCCTCCGTCTGCGCAAGTGGCAGAAGGAAGCCCTCGACCGGTTCGAGGCCCACCCGGGACGTGACTTCCTGACCGTGGCGACCCCCGGTGCCGGCAAGACCACGTTCGCCCTGACCGCGGGGCTCCGCGACCTCGGGCGCTTCCCGCACCGACGCATCGTCGTCGTCGCACCGACCCAGCACCTCAAGCACCAGTGGGCCGAGGTCGCCGCCACCTTCGGCCTCCAGCTCGAGCCGCGGTGGGGGTCGTCCGACCCCTTCCCCCGGGACATGCACGGGGTGGTGGTCACCTACCAGCAGGTCGCCGCCGACCCCCGACCGCTGCGCGGCCCGGCCGAGGACGCGTTCGTCGTCCTCGACGAGATCCACCACGCCGGCACCGAACGCGCCTGGGGAGACGGTGTCTTCCACGCCTTCGAGCTGGCCGCCCGGCGCCTGTCGCTGTCCGGCACCCCGTTCCGCAGCGACCAGAACCCGATCCCGTTCGTCGACTACGACTTCGAGGAGGCCGTCGCCCACTACACCTACGGCTACGGCGAAGCGCTGGCCGACGGCGGGGTCGTACGCCCCGTGTTCTTCCCCCGGATCAACGGGCACATGGAGTGGTCGGCGCCCGACGGCACGCTGATGAACGCGACCTTCGACGACAAGCTCGACCGCACCGCCGCGTCGCAACGGCTGCGCACCGCGCTGTCGCCGGAGGGCGAGTGGCTACCGACCGTCCTCGACCAGGCCCACGCCGAGCTCACCCGCATCCGTGAGCTGCACCCCGACGCGGGTGGCCTCGCGATCACGATGGACGTCGATCACGCGCACGCCGTCGCGCAGCTGCTGCGGTCCCGCCACGGCGTGGAACCGGTGGTGGCCACCTCCGACGACCCGCTGGCGTCGGAACGGATCGCCCAGTTCGCCGCCAGCTCCGACCCGTGGATCGTGGCGGTACGCATGGTGTCCGAGGGGGTCGACGTGCCGCGGCTGCGCGTGGGCGTCTACGCGACCAACACCGTGACCGAGCTGTTCTTCCGACAGGCGGTCGGACGCCTCGTCCGCTGGTCCGGCCCGCTCCGTCGCCAGAAGGCGTTCTTCTTCCTGCCCGACGACTTCCGGCTGCGCACCTTCGCCACCCAGATCGCCGAGCAGCGCACCCACTCGCTGCGCCGCCGCGAGCAGGACGGCGACCAGCTCCCCGTGGAGCTCGACGCGGTCGAGCACGGCCAGGGCGAGGACCAACTGAGCCTCTTCGAAGCCATCTCGGCCACCCCCCTGGACGACGGCGATCCGTCCTCCATCTTCGACGACGCCCACCCCGACGACCTGATCCACGACCCGGACGAGGCCCACGACCTCGCGCTCGAGATCGAGCTCGCCGCGCCGCCGCCGCTGTCCGGTGGCGGCAAGGACGAGGCCGACGGCCGGGTGCTGACCGTCAGCCGCACCCAGCGCAAGCGCGAGCTGCGGCAGGCCAACACCGACCGGGTCACGATGCTGCGCCACCTGACGGGCCTCGCGCCCGAGGTCATCAACGCCCAGCTGAACCGCGACACGGGGATCCGCACCATCGACGAGGCGACCATCAAGGACCTCGAGAAGCGCCTCCACCTCGCCGACCGCTGGGTCGACAGAGCCTGA
- a CDS encoding glycosyltransferase, with the protein MACVVLLSGTDRGHTYPIVAVALALRDRGHQVLVVTGTRRGPELDAAQVPWAPIPEAEPHDEHADLSANLWSWAAGAARPLAALLRDVDADVVVGDVLMAAGGLAAELCDLPWVQLVPHHLSDAAVELPPMGLGRHPSRRPWVRADDRYVHRLAARSRVAGRRDRAAARSLLGLPAGGGRPAARLIGSLPGLEYPRLRWPDDAHLVGPLPWDPPEVGVAVPAVSSTRHRGRSPGAILREIDPDGAPIVVVTDSTGTGATGGLAGLAVEALVGLDLQLVAITEDPDVAVRTAQVWPLGCVVGSIPHHQALDLAARASRAVVIAPGGAGVVGKSLLRGLPLTLVPDFGDQLEAAARVTWAGAGRRVDLRAPWTPWLPAPIGRSGQLRRAVVRVLADERYAAAAGRLADQAAGLGPPAAAEVVEGVLAGTLPPASGPTR; encoded by the coding sequence GTGGCGTGCGTCGTCCTGCTCTCGGGCACCGACCGTGGCCACACCTACCCGATCGTGGCGGTGGCGCTTGCCCTGCGGGACCGGGGGCACCAGGTGCTGGTGGTGACCGGAACCCGTCGGGGGCCCGAGCTCGACGCCGCACAGGTCCCGTGGGCGCCGATCCCGGAGGCCGAGCCGCACGATGAGCACGCCGACCTGTCCGCCAACCTGTGGTCGTGGGCCGCCGGCGCCGCACGGCCTCTCGCGGCGCTCCTCCGCGACGTCGACGCGGACGTGGTGGTCGGTGACGTGCTGATGGCGGCCGGCGGTCTGGCGGCCGAGCTGTGCGATCTGCCGTGGGTACAGCTGGTGCCGCACCACCTCAGCGACGCCGCCGTCGAGCTGCCGCCGATGGGGCTCGGCCGCCACCCCTCGCGGCGGCCGTGGGTCCGGGCCGACGACCGCTACGTCCACCGGCTGGCGGCGCGTTCGCGAGTGGCCGGGCGCCGCGACCGCGCAGCCGCCCGGTCCCTCCTCGGGTTGCCGGCCGGTGGCGGGCGTCCGGCGGCACGCCTCATCGGGTCGCTGCCCGGCCTCGAGTACCCGCGCCTGCGCTGGCCCGACGACGCCCACCTCGTCGGGCCGTTGCCCTGGGACCCACCGGAGGTCGGCGTCGCCGTCCCGGCCGTGTCATCGACGCGACACCGTGGGAGGTCACCCGGGGCCATCCTCCGGGAGATCGACCCGGACGGTGCGCCGATCGTCGTGGTCACGGACTCGACGGGGACCGGTGCCACAGGCGGCCTGGCCGGCCTGGCGGTGGAAGCGCTCGTCGGCCTCGACCTCCAGCTCGTGGCGATCACGGAGGATCCCGACGTGGCGGTCCGCACCGCCCAGGTCTGGCCCCTCGGGTGCGTGGTCGGGTCCATCCCCCACCACCAGGCGCTGGACCTCGCCGCCAGGGCGTCGCGTGCCGTGGTCATCGCCCCGGGCGGGGCCGGCGTCGTCGGCAAGTCGCTGCTCCGCGGGCTGCCGTTGACGTTGGTGCCCGACTTCGGGGACCAGCTGGAGGCCGCAGCTCGCGTCACCTGGGCCGGGGCCGGCCGCCGCGTGGACCTGCGAGCTCCGTGGACCCCGTGGCTGCCCGCTCCGATCGGACGCAGCGGGCAGCTGCGTCGGGCCGTCGTGCGGGTCCTGGCCGACGAACGCTACGCGGCGGCCGCGGGGCGGCTCGCCGACCAGGCTGCCGGGCTCGGACCACCCGCGGCGGCCGAGGTGGTCGAAGGGGTCCTCGCCGGCACCCTCCCCCCGGCCTCCGGCCCCACCCGGTAG